Proteins from a genomic interval of Oncorhynchus clarkii lewisi isolate Uvic-CL-2024 chromosome 13, UVic_Ocla_1.0, whole genome shotgun sequence:
- the LOC139364692 gene encoding max-like protein X produces the protein MTDPTASPEDHWNKNDGAFSDNGFDPSFFAENARKGTVVSRANSIGSTSASSVPNTDDEDSDYRHETTYKESYKDRRRQAHTQAEQKRRDAIKKGYDDLQSIVPTCQQQSEFAVGTQKISKATVLQKTIDYIQFLHKEKKKQEEDMSMLRKEVMALKIMKTNYEHIVKAHQNNPQQGEEQVSDQVKFSVFQSIMDSLFQSFSRSVSVASFQELSACVFSWIEEHCKPQTLREFVVGVLRQLNSQPY, from the exons AACGACGGGGCTTTCAGTGACAATGGATTTGACCCCA GTTTCTTTGCTGAGAATGCAAGGAAGGGTACTGTGGTCTCCAGGGCTAACAGCATTGGGTCCACAAGTGCCTCATCAGTACCAAATACAG ATGATGAAGACAGTGACTACAGGCATGAGACCACATACAAGGAGTCCTACAAAGACCGGAggagacaggcacacacacaggccgaGCAGAAACGACGGGATGCTATCAAG AAAGGTTATGATGATCTCCAGTCCATAGTGCCCACCTGCCAGCAGCAGTCTGAGTTTGCCGTGGGGACGCAGAAGATCAGCAAGGCCACAGTGCTGCAGAAAA CTATCGACTACATCCAGTTTCTGCACAAAGAGAAGAAGAAGCAGGAGGAAGACATGTCTATGCTGAGGAAGGAAGTGATGGCACTGAAGATCATGAAAAC GAACTATGAGCACATAGTGAAGGCCCACCAGAACAACCCTCAGCAGGGGGAGGAGCAGGTGTCAGACCAGGTCAAATTCAGTGTGTTTCAGAGCATCATGGACTCCCTGTTCCAGTCCTTCAGCAGGTCTGTGTCTGTGGCCAGCTTCCAGGAGCTGTCCGCCTGCGTCTTCAGCTGGATCGAGGAGCACTGCAAGCCTCAG ACATTGCGTGAGTTTGTGGTGGGAGTTCTCCGGCAGCTCAACAGCCAGCCGTATTAA